A DNA window from Hordeum vulgare subsp. vulgare chromosome 1H, MorexV3_pseudomolecules_assembly, whole genome shotgun sequence contains the following coding sequences:
- the LOC123426559 gene encoding DNA-directed RNA polymerases II, IV and V subunit 11-like — protein sequence MNAPDRYERFVVPEGTKKVSFEKDTKIMNAASFTIEREDHTIGNILRMQLHRDPNVHFAGYKLPHPLQYKIIVRIHTASQSSPTQAYTQAINDLDKELENLKQAFEDEKTRFESMKQGY from the exons ATGAATGCCCCTGACCGCTATGAGCGCTTCGTCGTGCCTGAGGGCACAAAGAA GGTGTCCTTCGAGAAGGATACAAAGATCATGAATGCTGCATCTTTCACAATTGAACGTGAAGACCACACCATCGGCAACATCCTCCGCAT GCAGTTGCACAGGGACCCAAATGTTCACTTTGCTGGCTATAAGCTGCCTCACCCCCTTCAGTACAAGATCATTGTTAGG ATCCATACTGCAAGCCAATCCTCCCCAACGCAGGCGTATACCCAAGCAATCAATGATCTAGACAAGGAGCTCGAGAACCTGAAGCAAGCTTTTGAG GACGAGAAGACGCGATTCGAAAGTATGAAGCAGGGCTACTAG
- the LOC123426578 gene encoding arabinogalactan protein 16-like, giving the protein MARTLFGFVAAAVLLLAVLMPALAAAQAPAPAPTSDASSIDQGVAYLLMIVALVLTYLIHPLDASSRYKLF; this is encoded by the exons ATGGCGAGAACCCTCTTTGGTTTTGTCGCCGCCGCCGtgctcctcctcgccgtcctcatgCCGGCCCTCGCCGCCGCGCAGGCCCCCGCACCGGCGCCCACCAGCGACG CGTCTTCGATCGACCAGGGCGTCGCCTACCTTCTGATGATCGTGGCGCTGGTGCTCACCTACCTCATCCACCCGTTGGACGCCTCCTCCCGTTACAAGCTCTTCTGA